In a genomic window of Gossypium arboreum isolate Shixiya-1 chromosome 7, ASM2569848v2, whole genome shotgun sequence:
- the LOC108460785 gene encoding jasmonoyl--L-amino acid synthetase JAR4-like codes for MLEKMEILHVEKVIEEFETMTKDAENVQRETLKKILEENGSAEYLQNLGLNGRTDPQSFKACVPVVTHQDLEPYIQRIVDGASSLVLTGKPITTISLSSGTTQGRPKFVPFNDELMETTLQIFRTSYAFRNREFPVTNGKALQFIYSSKQSRTKGGLFAGTATTNVFRNSQFKKAMKVMQSQCCSPDEVIFGPDFRQSLYCHLLCGLIFREEIQLVSSTFAHSIVHAFRTLEQVWEELCFDIREGILTSRITFPSVRSAMAKLLKPNPELADLIHRKISGLSNWYGLIPELFPNVKYIYGIMTGSMEHYLKKLRHYAGDVPLISADYGSSEGWIGANINPNVPTESTTYAVLPNIGYFEFIPLKENVEEQVHDRGDANILSMEPKPVSLTEVKIGEEYEVIVTSFAGLYRYRLGDVVKVMGFHNSTPELKFICRRNLMLTVNIDKNTEKDLQQAVEEAAKLIAEEKQEVIDFSSHVDMWTDPGHYVIFWEISGEVSDEVLKECCNCLDRSFVDAGYVSSRKVNAIGPLELRVLRRGTFQKVLDHYVGLGAAVSQFKTPRCVGPTNYKVLQILCDNVAKTYFSTAF; via the exons ATGTTAGAAAAGATGGAAATTCTACACGTAGAAAAAGTGATAGAAGAGTTCGAAACGATGACCAAAGATGCTGAGAATGTTCAAAGGGAGActttaaagaaaattttagaaGAAAATGGAAGCGCCGAGTATTTGCAGAATCTGGGTCTCAATGGCAGAACTGACCCCCAAAGCTTCAAGGCTTGTGTTCCTGTCGTCACTCACCAGGATTTGGAGCCTTATATTCAAAGAATTGTCGATGGTGCTTCTTCCCTGGTTCTCACTGGAAAACCCATAACCACCATATCTCTCAG CTCTGGCACCACTCAAGGAAGGCCCAAGTTTGTGCCGTTCAATGACGAATTGATGGAAACTACTTTGCAGATATTCCGTACTTCTTATGCTTTTAGAAACAG GGAATTCCCTGTCACGAATGGGAAGGCTTTGCAGTTCATATACAGCAGCAAGCAGAGTAGGACGAAAGGGGGATTGTTTGCTGGAACCGCTACGACCAATGTGTTTCGCAATTCGCAGTTTAAGAAGGCAATGAAAGTAATGCAATCTCAGTGTTGCAGCCCAGATGAGGTGATATTTGGTCCAGATTTCCGTCAATCTTTGTATTGTCATCTTTTATGTGGGCTGATTTTCCGCGAGGAAATCCAGTTGGTTTCCTCTACCTTTGCCCATAGCATAGTTCATGCGTTTCGAACTCTTGAACAAGTGTGGGAAGAGCTTTGTTTTGATATTAGAGAAGGGATCCTCACAAGCCGCATCACTTTCCCATCCGTCCGGTCAGCTATGGCTAAATTACTGAAGCCCAATCCTGAGTTGGCAGACTTAATTCATAGGAAAATTTCAGGGTTGAGTAATTGGTATGGATTGATACCGGAGCTTTTCCCTAATGTCAAATACATCTACGGGATCATGACTGGGTCCATGGAGCATTATCTGAAGAAATTAAGACATTATGCGGGGGATGTGCCTCTTATAAGTGCCGATTATGGTTCCTCTGAGGGGTGGATTGGGGCAAATATCAACCCAAATGTGCCTACAGAGTCTACTACTTATGCTGTTCTTCCAAATATTGGCTATTTTGAGTTCATTCCTCTGAAAGAGAATGTTGAAGAGCAAGTCCATGACAGAGGTGATGCTAATATCCTCTCTATGGAGCCCAAACCAGTGAGTCTGACTGAAGTTAAAATCGGTGAAGAGTATGAGGTTATTGTCACAAGTTTTGCAG GGTTATACAGGTATAGGCTAGGGGATGTGGTGAAGGTCATGGGGTTCCATAACTCAACCCCGGAACTGAAATTTATATGCAGAAGAAACCTGATGCTGACCGTAAACATCGACAAAAACACGGAGAAGGATTTGCAGCAAGCAGTGGAAGAAGCAGCCAAGTTGATTGCGGAGGAAAAGCAGGAAGTGATAGATTTCTCGAGCCATGTGGACATGTGGACCGACCCCGGTCACTACGTGATATTCTGGGAAATAAGTGGGGAAGTAAGCGATGAAGTGCTGAAAGAATGCTGCAATTGTTTGGATCGTTCATTTGTGGATGCAGGGTACGTTAGTTCCCGGAAGGTGAACGCGATTGGTCCCCTTGAGCTCCGAGTTCTTAGGAGGGGAACGTTTCAGAAGGTTTTGGATCATTACGTAGGGTTAGGGGCTGCTGTTAGCCAGTTTAAAACACCACGATGTGTAGGGCCTACTAACTATAAAGTGTTACAGATCTTGTGCGATAATGTTGCTAAGACctacttcagtactgctttctag